Proteins encoded within one genomic window of Natranaerobius trueperi:
- a CDS encoding Hsp20/alpha crystallin family protein yields the protein MDKYNRGADGQDIYKLRSGLGVVINTMKQGLLKHDRCNTDIYEDEGFLVIQMELPGVSKDDINVDLKENTLKVTGEVYGYNDKNFEKTFPLPGVINTESQKHPQTNFDHGTLRIYLPLQSPIDDYLS from the coding sequence ATGGATAAATACAATCGTGGCGCAGATGGTCAAGATATCTATAAACTACGCTCTGGTCTTGGTGTAGTAATTAACACTATGAAACAAGGACTATTAAAGCATGATCGATGTAATACTGATATTTATGAAGATGAGGGTTTTTTGGTAATTCAAATGGAATTACCTGGCGTGAGTAAAGACGATATAAATGTTGATCTTAAAGAAAATACCCTTAAAGTTACTGGTGAGGTTTATGGTTACAATGACAAAAACTTTGAAAAAACATTTCCATTACCAGGAGTCATAAATACAGAAAGTCAAAAACACCCACAAACCAACTTTGATCATGGTACCTTAAGAATATACTTACCTTTACAAAGCCCTATCGATGATTATTTATCTTAA
- a CDS encoding phytoene desaturase family protein yields the protein MQIAIIGAGPGGLSAGMILAYHGFNVTIYEKKNDVGGRNSYLTDNNAKYRFDIGPTFLVMPFILEDIFYQCNKSLYDYLELKLLDPYYKIDFGDGTELHLGHNLKRVIENIKEYNLNDVEGFKKYLYDNEQKFNKVFPFLRKDYQNSIINWDSLKLFFIGKTYMSLKKDLIRYFQDDRLITGFSLIHKYLGISSEKCPALYSILPYMEFSSGIYHVIGGLNQISKAMATVFKQLGGNLKLNSEVSNINIQNGKATGLTLKDGSIVDYDEIIMNADFTNGLSNLVSNSKRSKYTDNKLEKMDHSYSNFTLYLGLNKLYYNLSHHNFFNIDNYPNLKKTSVDSFIYVQNPSINDSTLAPCDHSTMYITLTVPNTKSDYDWKELSINIRNEIVKLLQKEAKLDNIEEHIEFERIITPDEWEKCYDVGYGACFNLSHSRNQIMSKRPLNNFEEFLNMWLVGGGTNPGSSLPFVFESGRVTAHSILKKYNIKVPELFIPPVSHGYFNL from the coding sequence TTGCAGATAGCTATTATAGGAGCAGGTCCAGGAGGTTTATCTGCAGGGATGATCCTTGCTTATCACGGTTTTAATGTCACTATATATGAGAAAAAGAATGATGTTGGTGGAAGAAACAGTTATCTAACAGATAATAATGCTAAATATAGGTTTGATATTGGACCCACTTTTCTTGTGATGCCATTTATTTTAGAAGATATATTTTATCAATGTAATAAAAGTTTATATGATTATCTTGAATTAAAATTATTAGATCCATATTATAAAATTGATTTTGGAGATGGAACTGAGCTTCACTTAGGTCATAATTTAAAAAGAGTAATTGAAAACATAAAAGAGTACAATCTGAATGATGTTGAAGGGTTTAAAAAATACCTATATGATAATGAACAAAAGTTCAATAAAGTATTTCCATTTTTAAGAAAAGATTATCAAAACTCTATTATAAATTGGGATAGCTTGAAACTTTTTTTTATTGGAAAAACATATATGAGCCTTAAAAAAGATCTAATTAGGTACTTTCAAGATGATAGACTAATAACAGGATTTTCTCTTATACATAAATACTTAGGAATATCTTCAGAGAAGTGTCCAGCTTTATATAGTATATTACCTTATATGGAATTTAGCTCAGGCATTTACCATGTTATAGGTGGTCTAAATCAAATATCAAAAGCAATGGCTACAGTATTTAAGCAATTAGGTGGGAACCTCAAATTAAACAGTGAAGTATCAAATATAAATATTCAAAATGGTAAAGCCACAGGTCTAACATTAAAAGATGGTTCAATTGTAGATTATGATGAAATAATAATGAATGCTGATTTTACAAATGGACTTTCTAACCTAGTATCTAATAGTAAACGATCAAAGTATACAGATAACAAGTTAGAAAAGATGGATCATTCATACTCAAACTTCACCTTGTATTTAGGTCTAAATAAACTATATTACAATTTATCTCATCATAATTTTTTTAATATAGATAATTACCCTAACCTAAAGAAAACTTCTGTTGATTCTTTTATTTATGTTCAAAATCCTTCGATCAATGATTCAACATTAGCTCCATGTGACCATTCAACTATGTATATTACTTTAACTGTTCCAAATACAAAAAGTGATTATGATTGGAAAGAACTATCTATAAACATTCGAAATGAAATAGTGAAGTTGCTCCAAAAAGAGGCTAAACTAGATAATATTGAAGAGCATATAGAATTTGAGCGTATAATAACTCCAGATGAGTGGGAAAAATGTTACGATGTGGGGTATGGCGCGTGCTTTAATTTATCTCATAGTAGAAATCAAATAATGAGTAAACGACCACTTAATAATTTTGAAGAATTTTTAAATATGTGGCTAGTAGGTGGGGGAACTAACCCAGGCAGTAGTTTACCTTTTGTATTTGAGTCTGGTAGAGTAACTGCTCACTCTATTTTGAAAAAGTATAATATTAAGGTACCTGAATTATTCATTCCCCCTGTAAGTCATGGGTATTTTAATCTTTGA
- a CDS encoding HD domain-containing protein — MITKKLQSQLEFIAEIDKLKTIIRRTKLISENRLENDAEHSWHLAIMAVTLEEYADEPVEISRVIKMLLIHDLVEIDAGDTFIYDEDMNLSKQERERQAAKRIFGLLPKDQENLFWNLWEEFEEEKTPEARFATALDRLQPIIHNYHNQGGTWKEFNITREQVEKKISKISKGSKKLWEVTEKILTESQEKGYL, encoded by the coding sequence ATGATTACTAAAAAACTGCAATCACAATTAGAGTTTATAGCTGAGATTGATAAACTGAAAACTATAATTAGAAGAACTAAGCTTATATCTGAAAACAGATTAGAAAATGATGCAGAACATTCCTGGCACCTAGCTATTATGGCTGTCACCCTAGAAGAATATGCAGATGAACCAGTTGAGATCTCCCGGGTAATTAAAATGCTTTTAATTCATGACCTAGTTGAAATTGATGCTGGAGATACGTTTATCTATGATGAAGACATGAACTTAAGTAAACAAGAGCGTGAAAGACAAGCTGCTAAACGTATATTTGGTTTACTTCCCAAAGATCAAGAGAATTTATTTTGGAATTTATGGGAAGAGTTTGAAGAAGAAAAAACACCAGAAGCTCGTTTCGCTACAGCTTTAGATAGGTTACAGCCAATAATTCACAACTACCATAATCAAGGAGGAACATGGAAAGAATTTAATATTACAAGAGAACAAGTTGAAAAGAAAATAAGTAAAATATCTAAAGGATCTAAAAAACTTTGGGAAGTTACAGAAAAAATTCTCACAGAATCACAAGAAAAAGGATATCTCTAA
- a CDS encoding GIY-YIG nuclease family protein, with translation MNYKYYMIVLKLDKPQQIKIGELGLFEFKMGYYVYIGRAAKGIRARLSRHISLKKYKRWHIDYLSEKAMPVYTKLLASEYYFSECEIAKNVKKIGGEITDRFWSF, from the coding sequence ATGAACTATAAATATTACATGATTGTTTTAAAGCTAGATAAACCACAACAAATAAAAATAGGTGAATTAGGCTTATTCGAATTTAAAATGGGTTACTATGTTTACATAGGTCGAGCAGCTAAAGGTATTAGAGCTCGATTATCGAGGCATATTTCTTTAAAGAAATATAAAAGATGGCATATTGACTATTTAAGTGAAAAAGCTATGCCTGTTTACACTAAACTTTTAGCTAGTGAATATTATTTTTCAGAATGTGAAATAGCAAAAAATGTTAAAAAAATTGGTGGTGAAATTACAGACAGGTTTTGGAGCTTCTGA
- a CDS encoding Hsp20/alpha crystallin family protein: MRHEGENLFSWTPGFGVLNPPPEEMIKTGYGGADIYEKDGELYFDIELPGLKKEDISVRFENNYLLVKGELKKDSQIQEQNYLRQERQSGLFQRNYPLPEEVDIEAIDNVKAVYQDGILQVKLPLKNNTSKFTHEIDIE; the protein is encoded by the coding sequence ATGAGACACGAAGGTGAAAACTTATTTAGTTGGACTCCTGGGTTTGGCGTACTTAACCCTCCACCTGAAGAAATGATTAAAACAGGTTATGGTGGAGCTGATATATATGAAAAAGATGGTGAATTATATTTTGATATAGAGCTTCCAGGGTTAAAAAAGGAAGATATTTCAGTTCGCTTTGAAAATAACTACCTACTTGTAAAAGGTGAATTAAAAAAAGATTCACAAATACAAGAACAAAATTATTTACGACAAGAACGTCAATCTGGTCTTTTTCAAAGAAACTATCCTTTACCTGAAGAAGTTGATATCGAAGCAATTGATAATGTCAAAGCTGTTTATCAAGATGGTATTTTACAGGTGAAACTCCCATTAAAAAATAATACTAGTAAGTTTACACATGAGATTGATATTGAATAA
- a CDS encoding threonine/serine exporter family protein: MEYISAFFISFFFGVYFQNPKRTLISAGLTGVIGWSVFEILYSFESELFSVLMASVIIAILSEIFARIHKTPVTVFIIVGFIPLVPGVRAYNTILEFSRGNLDKGLELTIETFFIACAIALGISIISSIARILKEQKIV, from the coding sequence ATGGAATATATTTCAGCCTTTTTCATTTCGTTTTTCTTTGGTGTCTACTTTCAAAACCCAAAACGAACGTTAATAAGTGCAGGTTTAACCGGTGTAATAGGGTGGTCGGTTTTTGAAATACTATATAGTTTTGAATCTGAACTTTTCTCAGTATTGATGGCTTCAGTAATTATTGCAATTCTTTCTGAAATCTTTGCCCGTATTCATAAAACACCGGTTACAGTCTTTATTATTGTTGGTTTTATACCATTAGTACCAGGAGTGCGTGCTTATAATACTATCCTTGAATTTTCACGAGGGAATTTAGATAAAGGTTTAGAACTAACTATAGAGACCTTTTTTATAGCATGTGCTATAGCGCTTGGAATTAGCATTATTTCTTCTATAGCAAGAATACTTAAAGAACAAAAAATAGTCTAA
- a CDS encoding threonine/serine ThrE exporter family protein, whose product MYTEDEILILAGNAAEIMLANGGETYRVEQMVEYMCKSAGIKFVEPYATPTGIFISVNNVDEPPETTIRRVRSRTIDLDKVSRINELSRRIASHEISYQKAQKELKSIAKEGKTFGFWPTIWGACMISASSAMFFGGHWIDILPSFIISFIIQITINYMDIRDIYFFSDFLAGLIGGLVGSAFINLGFGTSLDVLTVSALMPLVPGVAITNGVRDIIKGDLNSGMVRVFAAIWVAVAIASGVVASFYIVGGGQF is encoded by the coding sequence ATGTATACAGAAGATGAAATTTTAATATTAGCTGGTAATGCTGCTGAAATAATGTTAGCAAATGGGGGCGAAACCTATCGTGTTGAACAAATGGTAGAATATATGTGTAAATCTGCAGGTATCAAATTCGTAGAACCCTATGCAACACCAACTGGCATTTTTATATCAGTAAATAATGTGGATGAACCACCAGAAACTACAATTAGAAGGGTTAGATCTAGGACTATTGACCTTGATAAAGTTTCTAGGATTAATGAATTATCTAGAAGAATTGCTTCTCATGAGATAAGTTATCAAAAAGCTCAAAAAGAACTTAAAAGTATTGCAAAAGAAGGAAAAACTTTTGGGTTTTGGCCTACGATTTGGGGTGCATGTATGATTTCAGCTTCGTCTGCTATGTTTTTTGGAGGTCATTGGATTGATATACTACCTAGCTTTATTATTAGCTTTATAATACAAATTACAATTAACTATATGGATATTAGAGATATTTACTTTTTTTCAGATTTTCTAGCTGGTTTGATTGGTGGATTAGTAGGTAGTGCATTTATTAATTTAGGATTTGGAACTAGTTTAGATGTCTTAACAGTCAGTGCATTAATGCCTTTAGTTCCTGGAGTTGCAATTACAAATGGAGTAAGAGATATAATAAAAGGAGATTTAAATTCAGGTATGGTTCGTGTGTTTGCTGCTATTTGGGTGGCAGTAGCGATTGCATCAGGAGTAGTAGCATCCTTTTATATAGTTGGGGGCGGTCAATTTTGA
- a CDS encoding nitroreductase family protein — translation MDLLFKRRSIRSYQNRLVEDEKITELLKAGMAAPSALNKRPWHFVVIKERNTLDKITEIHPYSNMLKEAPLAIAVCGKKEEPYWVQDCAAAMQNILLAATANGLGSVWLGVYPREERADTIKKLLGIDNEYLPLGLCAIGYPNEEKQEKDIYESDKITILE, via the coding sequence ATGGATCTTTTATTTAAAAGAAGAAGCATTAGAAGTTATCAGAATCGTTTGGTTGAAGATGAAAAGATAACTGAACTACTAAAAGCTGGTATGGCAGCACCTTCAGCCTTAAATAAAAGACCGTGGCATTTTGTCGTTATAAAAGAACGCAACACTTTAGATAAAATCACAGAAATTCATCCATATTCAAATATGTTAAAAGAAGCTCCTTTAGCGATTGCTGTATGTGGTAAAAAAGAGGAACCTTATTGGGTTCAAGATTGTGCAGCAGCCATGCAAAATATCTTATTAGCTGCTACTGCAAATGGACTTGGATCCGTTTGGTTAGGGGTCTACCCAAGAGAAGAACGAGCAGATACGATAAAGAAATTATTAGGTATAGATAATGAATATCTACCGTTAGGACTCTGTGCTATTGGTTATCCTAATGAGGAAAAACAAGAAAAAGATATATATGAGAGTGACAAGATTACAATATTAGAATAA